The following proteins are co-located in the Brachybacterium sacelli genome:
- a CDS encoding ArsR/SmtB family transcription factor has translation MTGRSPAEVLLGQGADATFAALADRTRRQILVRLADRPDDAGAIARDLQVSRQAVAKHLRVLEDAGIVHAARESRRRVHRVDAARVLEISDLLGVVARGWDRRLAGVAAEAQRRERSPERPTSDRLLSGGDDAAS, from the coding sequence ATGACCGGGCGCTCCCCGGCCGAGGTTCTGCTCGGGCAGGGAGCCGATGCGACCTTCGCGGCGCTCGCCGATCGCACCCGCCGGCAGATCCTGGTGCGCCTGGCCGACCGGCCGGACGACGCGGGGGCCATCGCCCGCGATCTCCAGGTCAGCCGCCAGGCGGTGGCCAAGCACCTGCGGGTCCTCGAGGACGCCGGGATCGTGCATGCGGCGAGGGAGTCGAGGCGGCGGGTCCACCGCGTCGACGCCGCCCGTGTCCTGGAGATCTCTGATCTGCTCGGCGTCGTCGCCCGCGGCTGGGACCGGCGGCTCGCCGGCGTCGCGGCGGAGGCGCAGCGGCGTGAGAGGTCGCCCGAACGGCCGACGTCTGACAGGCTTCTGTCAGGCGGTGACGATGCCGCCTCCTGA
- a CDS encoding SRPBCC domain-containing protein — protein sequence MTDDVTSLTTDDIPDEIVRSIRIDASAETVFDLISEPGWFINDGEYREHEITVDGATATVVDPVHGEFSIGTLELDRPRRAVFQWLGGEVGALEDFPSNTIEFTIEPAGDGVELTVREVGFAGISPDAVERRTRFEDNTQGWIEELGVAKTRAEAA from the coding sequence ATGACCGACGACGTCACCTCCCTGACCACCGACGACATTCCCGACGAGATCGTCCGCAGCATCCGCATCGACGCCTCCGCGGAGACCGTCTTCGACCTGATCAGCGAGCCGGGCTGGTTCATCAACGACGGCGAGTACCGCGAGCACGAGATCACCGTCGACGGTGCGACGGCGACGGTCGTCGATCCCGTCCACGGGGAGTTCTCGATCGGCACGCTCGAGCTGGATCGCCCGCGTCGTGCCGTGTTCCAGTGGCTCGGGGGTGAGGTCGGTGCGCTCGAGGACTTCCCCTCGAACACGATCGAGTTCACGATCGAGCCCGCCGGCGACGGCGTGGAGCTCACCGTCCGTGAGGTCGGCTTCGCGGGGATCAGCCCCGACGCCGTCGAGCGCCGCACCCGCTTCGAGGACAACACCCAGGGCTGGATCGAGGAGCTCGGCGTCGCGAAGACCCGCGCCGAGGCGGCATGA
- a CDS encoding SDR family oxidoreductase encodes MRLAVTGASGKVGGEVARLLARAGAQPRLVVRDARRAPDLPGTEVAQAHFSDATACQAAFTGVDVLLLVSAGESADRVQQHRTAIASAASAGVGHVVYTSFLGAAAEAEFTLARDHGATEDLLRDSGMTWTFLRDSFYADVLLDFAGADHVIRGPGADGRCAYVARADVAAAAAAILRDPAPWAGRTLDLTGPTALTLAEAVEIMTTSRGEEYSYVDETLEEARASRAPYGVPDWQVEAWISTYTAIASGQLDVVSGDLAAVLGRAPRPLSEVAAAPL; translated from the coding sequence ATGCGCCTCGCGGTCACCGGCGCGAGCGGCAAGGTCGGGGGAGAGGTCGCCCGTCTGCTCGCACGCGCCGGGGCGCAGCCGCGGCTGGTGGTGCGCGATGCGCGCCGCGCTCCGGATCTTCCCGGCACCGAGGTGGCGCAGGCGCACTTCTCCGACGCGACGGCCTGCCAGGCGGCCTTCACCGGGGTCGACGTCCTGCTGCTGGTCTCGGCCGGGGAGTCCGCGGACCGGGTCCAGCAGCACCGCACCGCGATCGCCTCCGCCGCGTCGGCCGGAGTCGGCCACGTCGTCTACACCTCGTTCCTCGGCGCCGCCGCCGAGGCGGAGTTCACCTTGGCCCGCGACCACGGCGCGACCGAGGATCTCCTGCGGGACTCCGGGATGACCTGGACCTTCCTGCGCGACAGCTTCTACGCCGACGTGCTGCTCGACTTCGCGGGCGCGGACCACGTGATCCGGGGGCCCGGGGCGGACGGCCGTTGCGCCTATGTGGCCCGCGCCGACGTCGCGGCGGCCGCCGCCGCGATCCTGCGCGATCCCGCGCCCTGGGCGGGGCGCACGCTCGACCTCACCGGTCCGACGGCGCTCACCCTCGCCGAGGCGGTGGAGATCATGACCACGTCGCGCGGCGAGGAGTACTCCTATGTCGACGAGACCCTCGAGGAGGCTCGCGCCTCGCGTGCCCCGTACGGCGTTCCCGACTGGCAGGTCGAGGCCTGGATCAGCACCTACACCGCGATCGCCTCGGGTCAGCTGGACGTGGTCAGTGGTGATCTCGCGGCGGTGCTCGGCCGTGCGCCGCGGCCGCTCTCGGAGGTCGCTGCGGCGCCGCTGTGA
- a CDS encoding ABC transporter substrate-binding protein: MSIHSTRRHLLGALGVGGIALGAAACGTSDPFAEEDGEGTGASDGGRAAPGSVAIGSQAYYSNEIIAELFAQSIEAVGLTVDRQYQIGQREVYIPELEAGKLDVLPEYLGNLLQHYDSEAGTATPEEVHHALAEALPEELRVLSFAEAADQDSYTTTSAFAETNSLTAIGDLADVEEDLKIAANSEFEVRPYGPEGVKEVYGVDVTVVPVEDSGGPLTVQALADGEVQLADLYSADPAIVANDFVVLEDPESLILPQNVVPVVSSSLDEEAETAITTVIEALSMDDLIELNRQSVEEKSSSADIAKAWLGEKGLV, encoded by the coding sequence ATGAGCATCCACAGCACCCGCCGTCACCTGCTCGGCGCCCTCGGCGTCGGCGGAATCGCCCTCGGCGCGGCCGCCTGCGGCACCTCCGACCCCTTCGCGGAGGAGGACGGTGAGGGCACCGGTGCGTCCGACGGCGGCCGCGCGGCGCCGGGAAGCGTGGCCATCGGCTCGCAGGCGTACTACTCCAACGAGATCATCGCCGAGCTCTTCGCCCAGTCGATCGAGGCGGTCGGCCTGACCGTCGACCGCCAGTACCAGATCGGCCAGCGTGAGGTCTACATCCCCGAGCTCGAGGCCGGGAAGCTCGACGTGCTGCCCGAGTACCTCGGCAACCTGCTGCAGCACTACGACTCCGAGGCCGGGACCGCGACCCCGGAAGAGGTCCATCACGCGCTCGCCGAGGCACTGCCCGAGGAGCTGCGCGTGCTGTCCTTCGCCGAGGCCGCCGATCAGGACTCCTACACCACCACCTCGGCGTTCGCCGAGACGAACTCGCTGACCGCCATCGGCGACCTCGCGGACGTCGAGGAGGACCTGAAGATCGCAGCCAACAGCGAGTTCGAGGTGCGCCCCTACGGGCCCGAGGGTGTGAAGGAGGTCTACGGCGTCGACGTCACCGTCGTGCCGGTCGAGGACTCCGGCGGCCCGCTGACCGTGCAGGCCCTCGCCGACGGCGAGGTGCAGCTGGCGGACCTCTACTCGGCCGACCCGGCGATCGTGGCGAACGACTTCGTCGTGCTCGAGGACCCCGAGTCGCTGATCCTGCCGCAGAACGTGGTGCCCGTCGTCTCCTCGAGCCTCGACGAAGAGGCGGAGACGGCGATCACGACGGTCATCGAGGCGCTGAGCATGGACGACCTCATCGAGCTGAACCGCCAGAGCGTCGAGGAGAAGTCGAGCTCCGCCGACATCGCCAAGGCCTGGCTCGGCGAGAAGGGGCTGGTCTGA
- a CDS encoding ABC transporter permease, which produces MTGNPFLEALAWLADPVHWSGPSGIPLRTLEHLGYTVLGVLVAALIAVPLGLLVGHTGVGKGVAVTAAGAARALPTLGLVTLFALLLGIGLTAPLLAFVVLAVPSLLAGAYAAVESADPSTVDAARAQGMTEWQILTKVEIPLGMPLIVGGFRGATVQVVATAMLAAYVGNGGLGRYIFLGLGSQDYPLMIAGSLLVIALALLLDLVLLLTQRLTAPRGALPA; this is translated from the coding sequence ATGACCGGCAACCCCTTCCTCGAGGCCCTCGCCTGGCTCGCCGACCCCGTGCACTGGTCGGGCCCCTCCGGCATCCCTCTGCGCACCCTCGAGCACCTCGGGTACACCGTGCTCGGCGTGCTGGTGGCGGCGCTGATCGCGGTCCCCCTCGGGCTGCTGGTGGGTCACACCGGCGTGGGAAAGGGCGTGGCGGTCACCGCCGCCGGCGCCGCCCGCGCCCTGCCCACCCTGGGCCTGGTCACCCTGTTCGCCCTGCTGCTGGGTATCGGGCTGACCGCGCCGCTGCTGGCCTTCGTCGTCCTCGCAGTGCCCTCCCTGCTGGCCGGCGCCTACGCCGCCGTCGAGTCCGCGGACCCCTCGACCGTCGACGCCGCCCGCGCCCAGGGCATGACCGAGTGGCAGATCCTCACCAAGGTGGAGATCCCGCTGGGCATGCCGCTGATCGTCGGCGGCTTCCGCGGCGCGACCGTCCAGGTCGTGGCGACCGCCATGCTCGCCGCCTACGTCGGCAACGGGGGGCTGGGGCGCTACATCTTCCTGGGGCTCGGCTCCCAGGACTACCCCCTGATGATCGCCGGCTCCCTGCTGGTGATCGCGCTCGCCCTGCTGCTCGACCTCGTCCTGCTGCTGACCCAGCGCCTGACCGCCCCGCGCGGAGCCCTGCCCGCCTGA
- a CDS encoding ABC transporter permease, protein MSWVLQNLDVIIGYTGSHLLQALPPILIAFALSLPMAKLANARGWLRTGVTTTSGLLYAIPSLPLFVLLPGIVGTGVRSPLNIAVALSLYGLALMVPAASDAFRSVDRIVLSSATAQGYAPGARFLRVELPLAGPVLLAGVRVVAVSTISLVTVGGVLGVPSLGMLFVDGFRRGILAEIAAGVVFTAVLALLTDALLVLLGRALMPWSRTTAGRRS, encoded by the coding sequence GTGAGCTGGGTGCTTCAGAACCTCGACGTGATCATCGGCTACACCGGCTCCCACCTTCTGCAGGCGCTGCCACCGATCCTGATCGCCTTCGCCCTCTCGCTGCCGATGGCGAAGCTCGCCAACGCCCGCGGCTGGTTGCGCACCGGGGTGACCACCACCTCGGGGCTGCTGTACGCGATCCCCTCGCTGCCGCTGTTCGTGCTGCTGCCCGGGATCGTCGGCACCGGCGTGCGCAGCCCGCTGAACATCGCGGTCGCGCTGTCGCTGTACGGGCTCGCCCTCATGGTCCCGGCGGCCTCCGACGCCTTCCGCTCGGTCGACCGCATCGTGCTCAGCTCCGCCACCGCCCAGGGTTACGCGCCCGGGGCCCGCTTCCTCCGCGTCGAGCTGCCGCTGGCGGGCCCGGTGCTGCTGGCCGGAGTGCGTGTGGTCGCGGTCAGCACGATCTCGCTGGTCACCGTCGGAGGCGTGCTCGGCGTCCCCAGCCTGGGCATGCTGTTCGTCGACGGCTTCCGCCGCGGCATCCTCGCCGAGATCGCCGCGGGCGTGGTGTTCACGGCGGTGCTGGCCCTGCTCACCGACGCGCTGCTGGTGCTGCTGGGACGTGCACTGATGCCCTGGTCCCGCACCACGGCCGGGAGGCGCTCATGA